One Archangium violaceum genomic window, CACCGATCGGGACATCCGCGAGACCCACCGTGCCCACTGGGAGAACGCGGTCATCTACCGGCCTCGCAGCCTCGTGCTGGGAATTGGTTGCGATCGTGGCACCCCGGAGGAGTTGGTGGAGCGGGGCGTGACCCAACTGCTCGCCCAGGCGCTCCTGTCCCCCGCCTCGGTGAAGGCCGTGGCCACCGTGGACCTGAAGGCGGACGAGCCGGCACTGCTGGCGCTGTGCCAGAAACATGGCTGGGCGCTCCAGACGTACACGGCCGCCGAGCTGGACGCGGTACCCGTCCCGACTCCATCGGAGACGGTGAAGAAGCACGTGGGCACCCGTGGCGTCGCCGAGCCGTCGGCACTGCTCGCCTCCGGGGCCACCGAGTTGCTCGTGCGCAAGCAGATCTACACCGAGCCCGGCGCCGGACGCTCCATGACGTTCGCCGTCGCACGCATCCCCCACTCTCCCCGAAAGGAGTCCGTCCATGTCTAGCGGAGGAGTCCTGTCCCTCGTCGGAATCGGCCCCGGCGATGGGGCCCACGCCACCCCCGCCGCCCTGGAGGCCATCCGCGAGGCCCAGGTCGTGGTGGGCTACCGCACCTACGTCAAGCTCGTGCGCCACCTGATCGAAGGCAAGGAGGTGGTGCAGACGGGCATGACGGAGGAGATTGGCCGGGCCCGCTCGGCGGTGGAGCGCGCCAGGGCCGGTGCCAACGTGGCGCTCATCTCCTCGGGAGACGCGGGGGTCTACGGCATGGCGGGGCTCGTCTTCGAGGTGCTGCGGGACATCGGTTGGAAGCGTGGTGATGCCCCCACCCTCCGGCTGATCCCCGGCATCACCGCGGCCAACTCCTGCGCGTCGCGCGTGGGGGCCCCACTGGTCCACGACAGCTGCACCATCTCCCTGTCGGACCTGCTCACCCCCTGGCCCGTCATCGCCAAACGCATCGACGCGGCCGCATCCGCCGACTTCGTCATCTCCCTCTACAACCCCGCCAGTGGGCGGCGCACCCGGCAGATCGTGGAGGCCCACTCCATCATCCGCCGCTACCGCGAGGGCACCACCCCGGTGGCGCTGGTGAAGGGCGCCTACCGCGAGGCGGAGAAGGTGGTGATGACCGATCTCGATCACTTCCTGGACTACGAGATCGGCATGCTCACCACCGTCATCGTGGGCAACTCCCACACGTTCCTCTTCGAGGGCTACATGGTGACGCCCCGAGGCTACACGCGGAAGTACACGCTGGAGGGAGACGTGCTGCCGGGACAGATGCCGGGCCGCTCGCTCGTTCTCCAGAACCAGAAGGAGGAGGTCTAGTCATGGCACGCGTGGGACGTCTGGCCGGAGCGCTGCTCGCCTCCACCGAGGGAGCCTTCTTCCTGGTGGGAGATCTCAAGGAGCCGTGTGACTGGGCGAAGGCGGGCTTCGAGCCCCCTGCTCAAGTTCCCGGGGCGGAGCTGCCCTTCGTGCGCCTCTCGCCGGTGCGCCCGGTGGAGGTGGCTCCGCCGCTGTTGGTGGTGGAGCTCGAGGGCGAGGCCCTGGCGCGGTTGCTCTTCGAGCGTCTGGTCATCCGCCGCAATGGCTCGGTGTCGGAGCGGCTGTGGCGGCTCGTCACCGAGCACGAGGCCCGGCCGGAGACGGACGCTCGTTGGTTGGCGCAGGTCCCCGGACACGTCTGGGAGTTGGTGCGCGACTCCGTCCTGCGCTGCTCCTGAGGAGAAGACAATGAAGGTCTACATCATCGGTGCGGGACCTGGAGATCCGAAGCTCATCACCGTGCGCGGGGCGGAGCTCGTCGAGCAGTGCCCCGTGGTGCTCTACACCGGCTCGCTCGTTCCGCAGGCCGTCATCGCCCGCGCCCGCCCTGGGGCCCGCGTGCTCGACTCCTCGTCGATGACGCTCGATCAGATCATCGACGTCTTCAAGGAGGCCCAGGCGGCGGATCACGACGTGGCCCGCGTGCACACGGGAGATCCCTCCATCTTCGGCTCCACCGCCGAGCAGATCCGCAGGCTCCAGGAGCTCGGCATCGACTACGAGATCATCCCGGGCGTCTCCTCCTTCACCGCAGCGGCCGCGGTGCTGGGCAAGGAGCTGACGCTGCCGGAGCTGTCCCAGACGGTCATCGTCACCCGGGCCGAGGGACGCACCCTCATGCCGGAGGGAGAGAAGCTGGAGGACCTGGCGCGCCATCGTGCCACCCTGGCGCTCTTCCTCAGCGCGGGGCTCATCCGCGACGTCGTGGAGCGGCTGCTGCCCTCCTACGGGCCGGACTGCCCGGTCGCCGTGGTGCAGAAGGCCACCTGGCCGGATCAGAAGGTGGTGCGCGGCACCCTGGCGGACATCGGTGACAAGGTGCGCGCCGAGCGCATCAACGCCACCGCGATGATCCTGGTGGGCGAGGTGCTGGAGGCGAAGGACTTCGCCAACTCGCGCCTGTACGACCCGACCTTCACCCACCGCTTCCGCAGGGGAACGGACGATGCACGCTGACCGTCCACGGCGCATTGCCATCACCGGCTCGGCCGGCGTGGGAAAGACGACGCTGGTGCACGCGCTGAGCCTCCGCCTCGGGCTGCCTGTCGTCCCCGAGGAGACGCGAGAGCTCATCACTCGCACCGGGAAGCGTCTGGAGGAGCTGCCCATGCCCGAGCGTGCGAACGTCCTCCGGGAGCTGTGGTCCACGCGCCGGGTGCGAGAGGCGGATCGGCGCGAGGGCTTCGTGGCGGACAACTGCGTCGCGGACTTCGCCGCCTATGCGCTCCAGCATGGGTGCTCGGAGCTCTTCCCGGACTTCTCCCAGACGCCGGCCCTCGTGGCTCACTACGACGCCGTCTTCGTCCTTCCCTGGGGCGCCCTGCCCTACGAGCGGGACGGAGTCCGCGGAGACAGCCCCATGGACGAGCTGCGCTACCAGCTCGTCCTCGAGTCGCTCCTGCGCCGCTCCATCCCCGCGTCGCGGTTGCACTTCATTCCGGACTCCTGCACCTCTCTGGAGGAGCGGGTGCGCTTCTGCGAGGAGACCCTCGGGCGCTCGCCGGACAAGGAGCGGGGCGGCTTCGTGACCCTGGTCGGTGCGGGGCCGGGAGATCCGGGGCTGCTCACCGTGCGCGCGAAGGCGTTGCTGCAACAGGCGGAAGTAGTGGCCTACGACGCCCTCATTCCTCCGGCGGTGCTCGCGGAGATCGGCCCCCAGGCGGAGCGCATCCTCGTGGGCCACCGCAACCAGGGCGCCACCCAGGCCGGCTATCGGCTGCACCCGGCGGTGCTCGAGCAGGCCCGTGCCGGGCGGCACGTGGTGCGGCTGAAGCAGGGAGATCCGTTCATCTTCGGACGGGGTGGCGAGGAGGCGGAGGAGCTGCTCGAGGCGGGCATCCCCTACGAGGTGGTTCCAGGCGTCTCGTCCGCGCTCGGAGCCGCGGCCTACGCCGGCATCCCGCTGACGCACCGGGAGCACGCCTCCGACGTCTCCTTCGTCACCGGGCACGACATCGAGGGGCCCCGGAGCCACACCTGCTGGGAGAAGCTGGGCGCCGCTGGAGGCACGCTGGTGCTCTTCATGGCCACGCGGAAGCTGGAGGCCAACCTGGCCCGGCTGGTGGAGTGTGGACGCAGCCCCCAGACGCCCGCGGCCTACATCGCCTCGGCCACCACGCCCGAGCAGGTCGTGTTGGTGGGCACGCTGGAAACGCTCGCCGCGCAGGTGCGGGAGCGCAACGCGTTGGGACCTCCGGCCCTGGTGGTGGTCGGTGACGTGGTTCGGTTGCGCGAGCGCCTCGCCTGGTTCGAGCGGCGAGCACACGGGAGCGGGACATGAGCGCGAAGACACCCAGGGGATTGCTGGTCGTCTACACGGGGGATGGCAAGGGGAAGACCACCGCCGCGCTCGGGGTGGTGTTCCGCGCGCTGGGCCGGGGCATGAAGCCCGCGGTGGTGCAGTTCATCAAGGGCAAGTGGAAGACGGGCGAGCGCACCTTCGCGGAGACGCTGCCGGGCCTCGTCTTCCTCACCATGGGCCGGGGCTTCACCTGGGAGAGCGAGGACCTCTCCCGGGACAAGCGGGCCGCCCAGGAGGCGTGGGCCGAGGCCCGGCGCCTGATGACGAGCGGCGAGCACGAGGTGGTGGTGCTCGATGAGCTGACGTACGTCATCAACTACGGCTTCGTCCCCGTGGAGGAGGTGCTGGAGGCACTGTCGGCACGGCCCTCTCACGTGCATGTGATCATCACCGGCCGCTCCGCCCCGGAGCCGCTGATGGCCGCCGCGGAGCTCGTCACCGAGATGAAGTGCGTGCGCCATCCCTTCGAGAAGGGCGTTCCCGCCCAGGTGGGGCTCGACTTCTGATGGACGGCACTCCTCACATTCCCCGGCTGGTGGTCGCGGGCACCGCCAGCGGCGTGGGCAAGACGACGGTCATGGTGGCCCTCACCCGGGCGCTCCAGGCACGCGGCCTGAAGGTGGCCACCTTCAAGTGCGGCCCGGACTACCTCGATCCGAGCTACCACGCGCGCACCACCCAGGCGCCGTGCCACAACCTCGACGGCTGGCTGATGGGCCGCGATGCCGTCATCTCCACCTTCCGCCATGCCAGCCAGGGCTGCGACGTGGCCCTCATCGAAGGCGTGATGGGGCTCTACGACGGGGCCTCGCCTGACTCGGAGGAAGGGTCAGCGGCGCAGGTGGCCAAGTGGTTGGCGGCGCCCGTGCTCGCGGTGGTGGACGCCTCGGGCATGGCGCGCACCATCGCCGCCATCGGCACCGGGCTGGCGGCCTTCGATCCGCAGCTGAAGTTGGCGGGCGTGTTCGCCAACCGCGTGGGGAGCCGCGGCCACCTGGAGCTGCTCCAGCGCGCGGCGCTCGGCACGGGAGTTCCGGTGGTGGGCGGGCTCCCCGAGCAGGAGGCGCTCACCTTCCCCGCGCGCCACCTGGGTCTCCTCACCGCCTCCGAGGAGAGCATTCCCACGCAGCGCCTCGACGCCTGGGGAGCGCTCCTCTCCGAGTGGAACGACGCGGCCACCTTCCTGCGCCTCGCCGGGGAAGCCCCCGCGCTGCCGGAGGCACCGGAGGAAGAACGCCGGCAGGCCCCCGTCACCTGCCGCATCGCGGTGGCGCAGGATGCCGCCTTCCACTTCTACTACGCGGACAACCTGCGGCGGCTCGAGCGGCTCGGCGCGCGGTGCGTGCCCTTCTCGCCGCTCTCGGACACGGCACTTCCGCCGGACGTGCATGCCCTTTATCTGGGAGGCGGCTATCCGGAGCTGCATGCGCGACAGCTGGCCGACAACCATGCCATGCGCCGCGCCATCTCCGAGTTCTCCGCGCGAGGCGGCCCCATCTACGCCGAGTGCGGAGGGATGATGTACCTCAGCCAGGGTCTCCGCACGCTCGATGGCCAGGACTACCCCATGGTCGGGCTGGTGCCCGGGGTGGCGGTGATGGCGCCCAAGCTGCAGGCGCTCGGCTACGTGGAGGTGGAGACGACGGTGCGCACCGTACTGGGTGGCGCGGGGCTGCGCTTCCGCGGGCACCAGTTTCGCTACTCCACGTTGGAGGGAGTCCCCACCCACGGCGGAACCCTGCGCATCCGTCGGCGTCGCGGCGGCGTCACGCACACCGAGGGCTTCGGTCCGCCCAACGTGCTGGCCTCCTACGTCCACGCCCACTGGGCCTCCAATCCCCTGGTCGCCGAGGGGCTCGTGAGCTCCGCGCGCGCCTTCAAGGAGCAGCGGACATGAAGGCCGCCGTCGCCACGCCGGAGGTGGAAGCGCCCTCGCTGGAGGGAGGCGGGCGACTGCTGGTGGTGCGCTTCGACCGTCCGCACGCCGTCCTCTCCTGGGCCGTCATCAACGGAGGCCGTCGGCGCGCACGGGCGGTGGTGTGGCGGCAGGTGCGCGATGACGAGCTCGTCCCGGGAGTGGATCCGGTGGCCCTGCTCGCGGCGAGTCTCGGAGAGTCGTCCGAGGAGACGGTGGGCCTCCTCACCTCGCGAGACGTGTCCACCTTCGACGACGTGCGCCTTGCTTCCGGTGCGCTCTCGGCGCGCTGCGTGGCCACCGTGGGCCTGGGCAACGCGCTGGCGGCCGGAGATGAGCCCGGGCCGCTGCGCAGCGTGGGCACCATCAACCTCCTGTGTCAGCTGTCCCGTCCCTTGTCTGAGGGGGCGCTGGTGGAGGCGGTGGCGCTGGCGGCCGAGGCCCGGACGGCGGCTCTCATGGAGGCACGTGTCCCCAGCCGCCGGTCACTGCGGGCGGCGACCGGAACGGGCACCGACTGCATCGTGGTGGCGGCGCCGGAGGGGCCCGGAGGCGAGACGTACGTGGGCAAGCACACCCGGCTCGGCAGCCTGTTGGGTGGCGCGGTGCGTGAGGCCACCTCGCGAGGCATACGCCGGTGGCTGGAAGAGCGAGGTGTCCGGTGAGCGGAAGAATCATCCTGGTGGGCGGCGGTGTGCGCTGCGGCAAGAGCCGCTTCGCCCTAGAGCTGGCGCAGGCGATGGGACCACGGCGCACCTTCGTCGCCACCTCCGAGCCCTTCGATGACGAGATGCGCGAGCGCGCGCGTCGCCACCGTGAGGAGAGGACGGGCCGCTTCGAGACGGTGGAGGAGCCGCGCCGGTTGTGCGAGGTGCTGGAGGCGGACACGGCGGACGTGGCGGTGGTGGACTGCGTGACGCTGTGGCTGTCCAACCTCCTGCTCCGGGGGGATGAACCGGAGGCCATCCTCGGCGAGGTGGATCGACTGGTGGGCGTGCTTCAGCGGCGGCGGAGCGCCACCATCCTGGTGACGAACGAGGTGGGAATGGGACTCGTCCCCGAGTCGCCGCTGGGACGCACCTTCCGCGACGTGAGTGGTGGAGCGCACCAACGCCTGGCGGCAGCGGCGGACGAGGTGTACTTCGGCGCGCTCGGGCTGCTGCTGCGGCTGAAGCCGGGGAGCCTGGTGGTGGGGGCCGCCGGATGATGCTGGACGGAGGAACGCACGCGGCGCTGGTGCTGGGGCTCGCGCTCGCGGTGGACCTCATCTGGGGCGAGCCGCCCACGCCGGTGCACCCCGTGGTGTGGATGGGCCGCCTGCAGCGGCGCCTGCGCCGGCTGGCACCCCGTGCGCCCCTTCCCGCGTTCCTCCATGGACTGGGAATGGCGATCACCGGACCCGTCGTCTTCGGACTCGGAAGCTGGGCACTGATCCACCTCGTCTCTCCCTGGCCTCTCTTGCAGATCGCTCTGGAGGTGTACCTCCTCAAGAGCGCCTTCGCGGTGCGGGCCCTGGCCGAGGCGGGACTGGCCGTCTTCCACGCCCTGCACAAGGGGGATGATCCGGCGGCGCGCCTGGCCCTACGCAGCCTCGTGTCGCGCGACACCTCGGGCCTCGAGCCCCCGCTGCTGGCTGCGGCGGCGGTGGAGTCGGTGGCGGAGAACACCTCGGACTCGGTGGTGGCTCCCCTGCTCTTCTTCGCGGTGGCGGGAGTTCCCGGTGCGCTCGCCTACCGGGCGGCCAATACGCTGGACGCGATGATTGGATATCGCGGCGAGCTGGAGTGGCTGGGCAAGGCCGCCGCCCGGCTGGACGACGTGCTCAACCTGGTGCCGGCGCGTCTGTCCGCGGCGCTCCTCGTGCTGGCGTGCGCGCTGTGTGGTGCCTCTCCCGCCCGGGCGGTGCTCTCCTGGTGGCGAGACGGCTCCGCCACCGAGAGCCCCAACGCCGGCCGTCCCATGGCGGCGGTGGCCGGGGGCCTGGGCGTGGAGTTGGAGAAGGTGGGGCACTACCGGCTGGGAACGGGAGGACGCCAGCCGCGAGCGGAGGACATCCGCCGCGCGGTCTTCCTCATGGTCGCGGCCTCGCTGCTGGCCGCTGCGTTGACGGCCGCCTATGTCGGCGGGGAGGGATTCCGTGTTGCCCTTGCCTCGCCCTGAGTTGCAGCACCTGGAGCCCGCTCCGCACGGAGGGGACGCCGCGCCAGGGTGCGTGGACTTCAGCACGGGAGTCTCCCCACTGCCGCCTCCGGAGGCGGTGCTCGAGGCCTTCCGCGCCGCCGACGTGCGGCGCTACCCCCACCCCACGGCCCTTCCCCTGAGGGAGCCCCTCGCGAGGCTCCATGGGCTGCCGCTCGATGGAGTGGTGGTGGGCAATGGCTCGGTGGAGCTCATCTGGGCCCTGGCTCGCGCCTTCGCGGGCCCGGGGCGTCACGCGCTGGTGCTCACCCCTGCCTTCGGGGAGTACGCGCAGGCGGTGCGCGCCAGCGGAGCCTCGGTGGAAACGCTGGCCGCGAAGGGGCCGCCCTTCGAGTGGGATCTCGAGGTGTTGCTCGCCACGCTCCGCCGCCAGAAACCTTCCCTCCTCTTCGTGTGTCGGCCGAGCAATCCCTGCCTCGCCGTGTTCCCGCTGGAGGCAATACGCGCCGCCGCGGCCGCCGCGCCCGAAACCCTGGTGGTGGTGGACGAGGCCTACCAGCCGCTCTTCGAGGGCGTGGAGCCCATGCGCCCGGAAGGCAACATCGTCGTGCTGCGTTCCCTCACCAAGGTGTTCGCCCTGCCGGGGCTGCGGCTCGGCTACCTGCTGGGAGAGCCTCGGCTGGTGCGCGCGGTACAAGCAGCCCTCCCACCGTGGAACGTGTCGGCCCCGGCGCTGGCGGCGGGCCGGGAGGCACTCGAGTGCCTCGGGCAGGTGGACGTGGTGCGCACGGAGATCAGCCGGCTGCGGAGAGCACAGCAGACGCTCCTCACCGAGGCTGGCGCCCAGGTGGACGCCACCGGAGGCACGTTCCTGCTGTGCCGGGTGCCCGAGGCCCGCCCCTTCGCCGCCGCCGCCGTCCAGGCCGGCATCCGGGTGCGCGACTGCACCAGCCTGGGCCTCCCCCACCACATCCGCCTCGGAGTGAGACCCGAGTCGGACCATGCCCTTCTGCGCTCCGCCTGGCGGCGCGTCCGGGAGACATTCGAATGAAGGCCCGTACCCTGATGGTCCAAGGCACTGCTTCCAGCGTGGGCAAGAGCCTGCTGGTGACGGCCCTCTGCCGCATCTACGCGCGGCGGGGCTTCAAGGTGGCGCCCTTCAAGTCGCAGAACATGGCGCTCAACTCGGCGGTGACGCCGGATGGGGCGGAGATTGGCCGCGCCCAATATGCCCAGGCCGAGGCGGCGCGCGCGGTGCCGTGCGCGGAGATGAACCCCATCCTCCTCAAACCGGAGACGACGTCCGGCTCGCAGGTGGTGGTGATGGGCAAGGTGCTGGGGAGCATGCACTTCCGTGACTACCACCGGCGCAAACCCGAGCTGCGCGAGGTGGTGGGCCAGGCGTTGGACACCCTCCGCGAGCGCCATGAGCTGGTCATCATCGAGGGAGCGGGCAGCCCGGCGGAGGTGAACCTCAAGGACCGCGACCTCGTGAACATGTGGGTGGCCGAGCGCGCCGACGCCCCGGTGGTGCTGGTCACGGACATCGAGCGAGGCGGAGCGCTGGCGGCGCTGGTGGGCACGCTGGAGCTGCTCGAGCCCCCCGAGCGGGAGCGGGTGCGAGCCCTGGTGGTGAACAAGTTCCGCGGTGACCCTTCCCTCTTCCAGGGAGGCGTGAGCTTCCTCGAGAAGAAGTGTGGCATCCGCGTGGCCGGAGTCATCCCCCACCTGGGAGACACGGGCATCGCCAGCGAGGATTCACTGGACCTACGGCCCGGAGAGGCGAACGGCGGGGCACTCGTGAGCATCCTGAAGCTGCCGCGCCTGTCCAACTTCGATGAGTTCGAGCCACTGATGCGCGAACCAGGGTTGGAGGTGCGCTGGTGCGAGCGGCCCGAGGAACTGGAGGGCGCGAGGCTCGTCATCATCCCAGGCACCAAGTGCACGGCGAACGACCTGCGCTGGATGAGGCGCACCGGACTGGCGGGGGCGCTGGTGCAGCGGGTGCACGCCGGGCAGCCGGTGCTGGGCATCTGCGGTGGCTACCAGATGCTGGGCGAGCGCATCCTGGATCCGCTGGGCGTGGAGTCACCGGAGCCGGACGTGGCGGGGCTGGGCCTGCTGCCGGTGGTGACGCGCTTCGAGAAGGAGAAGGCCACCTCGCCGGTGTCGCTGCGACTCGGGGAGGGACTGCCAGGAATGCGCACCGCCGGAGGCATGGAGGTGCGGGGATACGAAATCCATTGTGGCCGGGTAACGGTGGCGCCGGAGGCGCGGCCCTTCGGCACGTGGTTGCAGCGCGGGAATGAAGCGTGCCAGCAAGCCGAGGGCTGCGTCGCGGCTGGAGGCGCAGTGGCCGGAACCCTCGTGCACGGCCTCTTCGAGAACGAGTCGGTGCGGCGAGCGGTGCTGACGGAGCTCGGCGTGACGGCGGGCGCATCACGGGCCGATCCCTACGAGGTGCTCGCCGACCACTTCGAGAAGGCCCTGGACCTCGCCTACCTCGACCGGATGGTGGGGCTGTGAACGGACGGACGAGCGCGAGTTGGATCATTCCGGCACCGGACCAGGTGGCGGCGGACCGTGCGCATGAAAGGCAGTCGCGCCTCACCAAGCCTCCGGGGAGCCTGGGAGTACTGGAGGAGGTCGCGGTGAAGCTGGCCGCCCTGCAAGGCACGCCGCTGCCCCGGAGCCGGCCCGCGGCGGCCCTGCTCTTCGCGGCGGATCATGCCGTCACCCGCCACGGAGTCTCGCCCTACCCTTCGGCCGTCACCGCGGCCATGGTGGAGAACTTCCTGCGGGGGGGGGCGGCCTCCAGCGTCCTGTGCCGACAACTGGGCGTACCGCTGCGTGTGGTGGACGTGGGCGTGCTGCGACCGCCCGCGCGACCCCCTGACGAGGGTGTCTCCTTCCGGCGCGACCCGGTGGCGGACGAGCCGGGGGGAGACCTGCGGGTGGAGGACGCGATGAGCGAGGCCACCTTCCGGCGTGCGCTGGCGGCGGGGGCCGAGGAGGTGGACCAACTCCCGGACGACGTGCGCCTCGTCATGCTGGGAGAGATGGGCATCGGCAACACGACCGCGGCGGCGGCGGTGGCGGCCCTGCTCCTCGGGAGCAAGGCGGAGGAGATGGTGGGCCGGGGCACGGGGGTGGACAACGCGGGCCTCGCGCGCAAGGTGGAGGTGGTGGGTGACGCGGTGCGGCGGCTCGAGGGTGCTGGCCCCGAGCGCGCCGTTCAATCCGCGGGAGGAAGGGACATCGCGGCCCTGGTGGGGGCGGCGGCACGAGCCATCGAGCGACGCAAGGCGGTGCTGGTGGACGGCTTCATCGTCTCGGTGGCCATGCTGGCGCTGGAGCGGATGGCACCGGGCGCGAGGGAGTGGATGCTGTTCGCCCACCGCTCGGCCGAGGCGGGCCACCGGCACGTCCTGGAGGCACTCGGCGCGAGGCCGATGCTCGACCTGGGGCTGCGACTGGGCGAAGGCAGTGGCGCGCTGACGGCGCTGCCGCTGGTGGACGCCGCGTGCGCACTGCATGCGGGCATGGCCACCTTCGAGGAAGCCGGAGTCCCGGACCGGGGGCAGGGCTGATGCAACTTCCTCCCGTGCTGCGGGGGGCCCGCGCGGCCTTTGCCTTCTACACCCGCATTCCCGTCGGAGGTTTTCCCTACAGCCCGGCCGACTGGCAGTGGGCCTCGGGGTGGTTTCCGCTGGTGGGAGCCTGCCTCGGTGGGCTGCTGGCGCTGGTGTGGCTGGCCGTCGAGCGCGCGGGACCGTTCGCCGCCGCCGCGCTGGTGGTGGGCATGGGGATGCTGCTCACGGGGGCATTCCACGAAGACGGGCTGGCCGACACCGCGGACGCGCTCGGTGGGGCGTACGAGCGTGCGCGCCTCTTCGAGATCCTCAAGGACAGTCGCATCGGCTCCTTCGGCGCGGCGGCGCTGGTCGTAGTACTGGTGCTACGCATCGCGCTGCTCGCGCGACTCCAGGCGATCGCGCCCCTGGCCCTCGTGCTCACCGGGTGCCTGGCACGAACCCCGCCCATCTGGCTGATGGTCGCCCTCCCCTACGTGACGAGCAATACGACCTCACGCAGCCAGAACGTGGCACGCATCACCGGCGCCCAGGCGATGCTGGCCACGGCCTGCCCCATCGTGATGATGGGCGCGTTCCTCTGGACGGGCTGGCTGGAGACGACCACGGCGTGGGCGCTCCTGGCGGCGGCCGGCCTCACGGCGCTCGTGTGTGGCTGGCGCTTCTGGGTGCGCGCTGGAGGCATCACGGGAGACTTCCTTGGAGCCACGCAACAGATAGCGGAATGCAGCCTCCTGCTCGTCCTGGCGCTGACACGCGGCGACGCGGCCTGACGGGAGGCTCCTTCTACACGGGCTCCCTGGCGGACGTGGTGCGACGCGCGAACCGGGTCTTCCGTCAGGGATTCGCGGCCGGAGCCATGGGACTCGCGACCGGAGCCGCGGGCTCCGCGGCCGGAGCC contains:
- the cobJ gene encoding precorrin-3B C(17)-methyltransferase, with amino-acid sequence MSSGGVLSLVGIGPGDGAHATPAALEAIREAQVVVGYRTYVKLVRHLIEGKEVVQTGMTEEIGRARSAVERARAGANVALISSGDAGVYGMAGLVFEVLRDIGWKRGDAPTLRLIPGITAANSCASRVGAPLVHDSCTISLSDLLTPWPVIAKRIDAAASADFVISLYNPASGRRTRQIVEAHSIIRRYREGTTPVALVKGAYREAEKVVMTDLDHFLDYEIGMLTTVIVGNSHTFLFEGYMVTPRGYTRKYTLEGDVLPGQMPGRSLVLQNQKEEV
- a CDS encoding precorrin-3B C(17)-methyltransferase gives rise to the protein MARVGRLAGALLASTEGAFFLVGDLKEPCDWAKAGFEPPAQVPGAELPFVRLSPVRPVEVAPPLLVVELEGEALARLLFERLVIRRNGSVSERLWRLVTEHEARPETDARWLAQVPGHVWELVRDSVLRCS
- the cobM gene encoding precorrin-4 C(11)-methyltransferase; its protein translation is MKVYIIGAGPGDPKLITVRGAELVEQCPVVLYTGSLVPQAVIARARPGARVLDSSSMTLDQIIDVFKEAQAADHDVARVHTGDPSIFGSTAEQIRRLQELGIDYEIIPGVSSFTAAAAVLGKELTLPELSQTVIVTRAEGRTLMPEGEKLEDLARHRATLALFLSAGLIRDVVERLLPSYGPDCPVAVVQKATWPDQKVVRGTLADIGDKVRAERINATAMILVGEVLEAKDFANSRLYDPTFTHRFRRGTDDAR
- the cobA gene encoding uroporphyrinogen-III C-methyltransferase encodes the protein MHADRPRRIAITGSAGVGKTTLVHALSLRLGLPVVPEETRELITRTGKRLEELPMPERANVLRELWSTRRVREADRREGFVADNCVADFAAYALQHGCSELFPDFSQTPALVAHYDAVFVLPWGALPYERDGVRGDSPMDELRYQLVLESLLRRSIPASRLHFIPDSCTSLEERVRFCEETLGRSPDKERGGFVTLVGAGPGDPGLLTVRAKALLQQAEVVAYDALIPPAVLAEIGPQAERILVGHRNQGATQAGYRLHPAVLEQARAGRHVVRLKQGDPFIFGRGGEEAEELLEAGIPYEVVPGVSSALGAAAYAGIPLTHREHASDVSFVTGHDIEGPRSHTCWEKLGAAGGTLVLFMATRKLEANLARLVECGRSPQTPAAYIASATTPEQVVLVGTLETLAAQVRERNALGPPALVVVGDVVRLRERLAWFERRAHGSGT
- the cobO gene encoding cob(I)yrinic acid a,c-diamide adenosyltransferase; translated protein: MSAKTPRGLLVVYTGDGKGKTTAALGVVFRALGRGMKPAVVQFIKGKWKTGERTFAETLPGLVFLTMGRGFTWESEDLSRDKRAAQEAWAEARRLMTSGEHEVVVLDELTYVINYGFVPVEEVLEALSARPSHVHVIITGRSAPEPLMAAAELVTEMKCVRHPFEKGVPAQVGLDF
- a CDS encoding cobyrinate a,c-diamide synthase produces the protein MDGTPHIPRLVVAGTASGVGKTTVMVALTRALQARGLKVATFKCGPDYLDPSYHARTTQAPCHNLDGWLMGRDAVISTFRHASQGCDVALIEGVMGLYDGASPDSEEGSAAQVAKWLAAPVLAVVDASGMARTIAAIGTGLAAFDPQLKLAGVFANRVGSRGHLELLQRAALGTGVPVVGGLPEQEALTFPARHLGLLTASEESIPTQRLDAWGALLSEWNDAATFLRLAGEAPALPEAPEEERRQAPVTCRIAVAQDAAFHFYYADNLRRLERLGARCVPFSPLSDTALPPDVHALYLGGGYPELHARQLADNHAMRRAISEFSARGGPIYAECGGMMYLSQGLRTLDGQDYPMVGLVPGVAVMAPKLQALGYVEVETTVRTVLGGAGLRFRGHQFRYSTLEGVPTHGGTLRIRRRRGGVTHTEGFGPPNVLASYVHAHWASNPLVAEGLVSSARAFKEQRT
- a CDS encoding adenosylcobinamide amidohydrolase — protein: MKAAVATPEVEAPSLEGGGRLLVVRFDRPHAVLSWAVINGGRRRARAVVWRQVRDDELVPGVDPVALLAASLGESSEETVGLLTSRDVSTFDDVRLASGALSARCVATVGLGNALAAGDEPGPLRSVGTINLLCQLSRPLSEGALVEAVALAAEARTAALMEARVPSRRSLRAATGTGTDCIVVAAPEGPGGETYVGKHTRLGSLLGGAVREATSRGIRRWLEERGVR
- the cobU gene encoding bifunctional adenosylcobinamide kinase/adenosylcobinamide-phosphate guanylyltransferase, with the protein product MSGRIILVGGGVRCGKSRFALELAQAMGPRRTFVATSEPFDDEMRERARRHREERTGRFETVEEPRRLCEVLEADTADVAVVDCVTLWLSNLLLRGDEPEAILGEVDRLVGVLQRRRSATILVTNEVGMGLVPESPLGRTFRDVSGGAHQRLAAAADEVYFGALGLLLRLKPGSLVVGAAG
- the cbiB gene encoding adenosylcobinamide-phosphate synthase CbiB translates to MMLDGGTHAALVLGLALAVDLIWGEPPTPVHPVVWMGRLQRRLRRLAPRAPLPAFLHGLGMAITGPVVFGLGSWALIHLVSPWPLLQIALEVYLLKSAFAVRALAEAGLAVFHALHKGDDPAARLALRSLVSRDTSGLEPPLLAAAAVESVAENTSDSVVAPLLFFAVAGVPGALAYRAANTLDAMIGYRGELEWLGKAAARLDDVLNLVPARLSAALLVLACALCGASPARAVLSWWRDGSATESPNAGRPMAAVAGGLGVELEKVGHYRLGTGGRQPRAEDIRRAVFLMVAASLLAAALTAAYVGGEGFRVALASP
- a CDS encoding pyridoxal phosphate-dependent aminotransferase, giving the protein MLPLPRPELQHLEPAPHGGDAAPGCVDFSTGVSPLPPPEAVLEAFRAADVRRYPHPTALPLREPLARLHGLPLDGVVVGNGSVELIWALARAFAGPGRHALVLTPAFGEYAQAVRASGASVETLAAKGPPFEWDLEVLLATLRRQKPSLLFVCRPSNPCLAVFPLEAIRAAAAAAPETLVVVDEAYQPLFEGVEPMRPEGNIVVLRSLTKVFALPGLRLGYLLGEPRLVRAVQAALPPWNVSAPALAAGREALECLGQVDVVRTEISRLRRAQQTLLTEAGAQVDATGGTFLLCRVPEARPFAAAAVQAGIRVRDCTSLGLPHHIRLGVRPESDHALLRSAWRRVRETFE